From the Chitinolyticbacter meiyuanensis genome, one window contains:
- a CDS encoding chemotaxis protein CheA produces the protein MDMDNARDALVQEARELLAAMEMALMQIEAEGASSEAINAIFRAAHTIKGSAGLFAFERIVSFTHVAESVLDKVRNGSLPLDTNLLSLLLECGDYIGELVEAIAARREEEEPDPVKRGRLELSLNALLGVTAAAHPAVHAMGAAADTAQIEVDDGSAVSSDNWHLSLRFSPDVLRNGMDPLSFLRYLGTIGRIVHIVTLPDALPDARVMDPEACYLGFEVDFASDADRQTIEGVFEFVREDSEIRILPPHGKIAEYIGLIQSLAEPAGRLGEILVKGGALTPSELDNVLAQQAAEPVPAKPLGTLLVEQDKVPQAVVAAALTKQKQGEEKRTQEQKFIKVEVSKLDALIDLVGELVIAGAAANLVAHREKHARFEEATQGISSLVEQIRDAALTLRMVPIGEVFQRFPRVVRDISRELGKEIQLLVTGADTELDKSMVEKLSDPLMHIVRNAMDHGIESKEARVMAGKAVEGTLRLNAYHESGSIVIEVSDDGRGLDRDRILAKAIERGLVSAEQQLSDGEIYRLIFEPGFSTAEQVTNLSGRGVGMDVVKKNIESLRGEVEIVSRQGQGTTVRIRLPLTLAIIDGFQVMVGDSQFVIPLELVIECIDISSHDMRHNIVKLRGEPLPFVRLRELFDLPEAEHVRESLVVVQYGQQRAGLVVDKLLGEFQAVIKPLGLLFGEVKGISGSTILGDGRVALILDVPHLVQRTMRANVAQLAHQHHITG, from the coding sequence ATGGACATGGACAACGCACGCGACGCGCTGGTGCAGGAGGCGCGCGAACTCTTGGCCGCCATGGAAATGGCGCTGATGCAGATCGAGGCCGAAGGGGCCAGCAGCGAGGCGATCAACGCGATCTTCCGCGCCGCGCACACCATCAAGGGCTCGGCCGGGCTGTTTGCATTCGAGCGCATCGTCAGCTTCACCCATGTGGCCGAGAGCGTACTCGACAAGGTGCGCAACGGCAGCCTGCCGCTTGATACCAACCTGCTGTCGCTGCTGCTCGAATGTGGCGACTACATTGGCGAGCTGGTCGAAGCCATTGCCGCCCGCCGCGAAGAGGAGGAGCCGGATCCGGTCAAGCGCGGCCGGCTGGAGCTCTCGCTCAACGCCCTGCTCGGCGTAACCGCGGCGGCCCATCCCGCCGTGCATGCCATGGGTGCAGCCGCCGACACCGCGCAGATCGAAGTGGACGACGGCAGCGCCGTCAGCAGCGACAACTGGCATCTTTCGCTGCGCTTCTCGCCCGACGTGTTGCGCAACGGCATGGACCCGCTGTCCTTCCTGCGCTACCTCGGCACCATCGGCCGTATCGTCCATATCGTCACGCTGCCGGATGCATTGCCCGATGCGCGGGTGATGGACCCGGAAGCGTGTTACCTCGGCTTCGAGGTGGACTTCGCTTCGGACGCCGATCGCCAGACCATCGAGGGCGTGTTCGAGTTCGTGCGCGAGGACAGCGAGATCCGCATCCTGCCGCCGCACGGCAAGATCGCCGAATACATCGGCCTGATCCAGTCGTTGGCCGAGCCGGCCGGGCGGCTCGGTGAAATTCTGGTCAAGGGCGGCGCGCTGACGCCGTCCGAGCTCGACAACGTGCTGGCGCAGCAGGCCGCCGAGCCGGTGCCGGCCAAGCCGCTCGGCACGCTGCTGGTCGAGCAGGACAAGGTGCCGCAGGCCGTGGTGGCCGCGGCGCTCACCAAGCAGAAGCAGGGCGAGGAAAAGCGTACCCAGGAGCAGAAGTTCATCAAGGTCGAGGTCAGCAAGCTCGATGCGCTGATCGATCTTGTCGGCGAGCTGGTGATTGCCGGTGCCGCTGCCAACCTGGTGGCCCACCGTGAGAAACACGCGCGTTTCGAGGAGGCCACCCAGGGCATTTCCAGCCTGGTCGAGCAGATCCGCGATGCCGCGCTGACGCTGCGCATGGTGCCGATCGGCGAAGTGTTCCAGCGCTTCCCGCGCGTGGTGCGCGACATCTCGCGCGAGCTTGGCAAGGAAATCCAGCTGCTGGTGACTGGCGCCGACACCGAGCTCGACAAATCGATGGTCGAAAAGCTGTCCGATCCGTTGATGCACATCGTGCGCAATGCGATGGACCACGGCATCGAGAGCAAGGAAGCGCGGGTGATGGCCGGCAAGGCGGTGGAGGGCACGCTCCGGCTCAACGCCTACCACGAGTCCGGCAGCATCGTGATCGAGGTCTCCGACGATGGTCGTGGCCTGGATCGCGACCGCATCCTGGCCAAGGCCATCGAGCGCGGCCTCGTCAGCGCCGAGCAGCAGTTGTCCGATGGCGAGATCTACCGGCTGATCTTCGAGCCGGGCTTCTCCACGGCCGAGCAGGTCACCAACCTGTCCGGTCGCGGCGTCGGCATGGACGTGGTGAAGAAGAACATCGAATCGCTGCGTGGCGAGGTGGAGATCGTCAGCCGCCAGGGCCAGGGCACTACGGTGCGCATCCGCCTGCCGCTGACGCTCGCCATCATCGATGGCTTCCAGGTCATGGTCGGCGATTCGCAGTTCGTGATCCCGCTCGAGCTCGTGATCGAGTGCATCGACATCAGCAGCCACGACATGCGGCACAACATCGTCAAGCTGCGCGGCGAGCCCTTGCCCTTCGTGCGGTTGCGCGAGCTGTTCGATCTGCCCGAAGCCGAGCACGTGCGCGAGAGCCTCGTCGTTGTGCAATACGGCCAGCAGCGCGCCGGCCTTGTCGTCGACAAGCTGTTGGGCGAATTCCAGGCGGTGATCAAGCCGCTTGGCCTGCTGTTCGGCGAGGTCAAGGGCATCAGCGGCTCGACCATCCTCGGCGACGGTCGCGTGGCGCTGATCCTCGACGTGCCGCATCTCGTACAAAGAACCATGCGCGCCAATGTGGCGCAGCTGGCCCACCAACATCACATAACGGGCTGA
- a CDS encoding methyl-accepting chemotaxis protein, whose translation MRIPSLVLALVQLVVFLLLASVWWWGLIAGLLFGGALLWLTRPEPAAVVEPNRYEPARPEVPVTAPLADLVEGVLPLWHRHVGLARSQTQDAIDNLAMRFAGINQRLSGTVALAGGGQSGEVMDVIHDAEGMLGRIVDALEQVLAAREALLKEIEGLGQFNDELKRMASDVAEIAGQTNLLALNAAIEAARAGEAGRGFAVVADEVRKLSNMSGETGKRIRSKVDSINQTIGGALATAQRLSADEVSMIGESKNVVGQVLGRFQQAAEHLSSTVAQLEGESRAVEQEVQDVLVNLQFQDRVSQILDHVQRDMDKLNTFVAGRGTLPAREQWLAELERTYTTMEQRQAHGGRQNANVASSQVDFF comes from the coding sequence ATGCGTATCCCCTCCCTGGTCCTCGCCCTGGTTCAACTCGTCGTCTTCCTGTTACTGGCATCCGTGTGGTGGTGGGGGCTGATCGCCGGCCTGCTGTTCGGCGGCGCATTGCTATGGCTGACACGGCCTGAACCCGCTGCTGTCGTCGAGCCGAACCGCTACGAGCCGGCGCGGCCGGAAGTACCGGTGACGGCGCCACTGGCGGACCTCGTCGAAGGCGTGTTGCCGCTGTGGCACCGCCATGTCGGCCTTGCCCGCAGCCAGACCCAGGATGCCATCGACAATCTGGCCATGCGCTTTGCCGGCATCAACCAGCGTTTGTCCGGCACCGTCGCGCTGGCTGGCGGTGGGCAGAGTGGCGAGGTGATGGACGTGATCCACGACGCCGAGGGCATGCTGGGCCGCATCGTCGACGCGCTGGAGCAGGTGCTGGCGGCACGCGAGGCGCTGCTCAAGGAGATCGAGGGCCTGGGGCAGTTCAACGACGAACTCAAGCGCATGGCGAGCGATGTGGCCGAGATTGCCGGCCAGACCAACCTGCTGGCGCTGAACGCGGCCATCGAAGCGGCCCGTGCCGGCGAGGCCGGTCGTGGTTTTGCCGTGGTGGCGGACGAGGTGCGCAAGCTTTCCAATATGTCGGGCGAGACCGGCAAGCGCATCCGCAGCAAGGTGGATTCGATCAACCAGACCATCGGTGGCGCGCTGGCCACCGCGCAACGGCTGTCGGCCGACGAGGTCTCGATGATCGGCGAATCGAAGAACGTGGTCGGCCAGGTGCTGGGCCGCTTCCAGCAGGCGGCCGAGCACCTGTCGAGCACCGTGGCCCAGCTCGAGGGTGAGAGCCGCGCGGTCGAGCAGGAGGTGCAGGACGTATTGGTCAACCTGCAGTTCCAGGACCGGGTCAGCCAGATTCTCGATCATGTGCAGCGCGACATGGACAAGCTCAATACCTTCGTCGCCGGGCGCGGCACGCTGCCGGCGCGCGAACAGTGGCTTGCCGAGCTCGAACGCACCTACACCACCATGGAGCAACGCCAGGCGCATGGCGGCCGGCAGAACGCCAACGTGGCGAGCTCGCAGGTCGATTTCTTCTGA
- a CDS encoding response regulator — protein MSKTILIVDDSFSLRQTVGIALKGAGYEVVEASDGRDALGKLDGRKYNLIISDVNMPNMDGLSFVKAAKQLPNYKFTPIIMLTTEGDETKKQEGKAAGVRAWVLKPFQPPVLLDAVAKLVLP, from the coding sequence ATGAGCAAGACCATTTTGATCGTCGACGATTCGTTCAGCCTGCGCCAGACCGTGGGCATCGCCCTAAAGGGCGCCGGATACGAGGTGGTCGAGGCCAGCGACGGCCGCGATGCACTCGGCAAGCTCGACGGCCGCAAGTACAACCTGATCATCTCGGACGTGAACATGCCCAACATGGACGGCCTGTCGTTCGTGAAGGCCGCCAAGCAACTGCCCAACTACAAGTTCACGCCCATCATCATGCTGACCACCGAGGGCGACGAGACCAAGAAGCAGGAAGGCAAGGCCGCCGGCGTGCGCGCCTGGGTGCTGAAGCCGTTCCAGCCGCCGGTGCTGCTCGACGCCGTCGCCAAGCTGGTCCTGCCCTGA
- a CDS encoding CheR family methyltransferase: MQAPPLVSDEELKLFQGLFKQHIGLHLSREKKALLASRLAKRIAELGLDSFRDYHRLIASEHAEAQAERQRAIDLITTNETYFFREKKHFDFLRGQILPRHPRDKAFAVWSAASSSGEEAYSIAMQLDDVLGEAPWSVFGSDISQRILAKARRGLYPMVRCEQVPPEYLKRYCLRGQGEYAGQLLVSRSVRERVSFSQLNLMALPQRLGPFDVVFLRNVIIYFDLPTKIEVVKAVTRHLRPGGHLFVGHSESLHGMPLQLETVAPSIYRKPP; the protein is encoded by the coding sequence ATGCAGGCGCCCCCTCTGGTCAGCGACGAGGAGCTCAAGCTCTTCCAGGGCCTGTTCAAGCAGCATATCGGCCTGCACCTGTCGCGGGAGAAGAAGGCGCTGCTGGCGAGTCGGCTCGCCAAGCGCATTGCCGAGCTCGGGCTCGACAGCTTTCGCGACTATCACCGGCTGATCGCCAGCGAACACGCCGAGGCGCAGGCCGAGCGCCAGCGCGCGATCGATCTCATCACCACCAACGAGACCTACTTCTTCCGCGAGAAGAAGCACTTCGATTTCCTGCGCGGCCAGATCCTGCCGCGGCACCCGCGTGACAAGGCCTTCGCGGTGTGGAGCGCGGCGAGTTCCAGCGGCGAGGAGGCGTACAGCATCGCCATGCAGCTCGACGATGTGCTGGGCGAGGCGCCGTGGAGCGTGTTCGGCTCGGACATCAGCCAGCGCATCCTCGCCAAGGCGCGACGCGGGCTCTATCCGATGGTGCGCTGCGAGCAGGTACCGCCCGAATATCTGAAGCGCTACTGCCTGCGTGGCCAGGGCGAATACGCCGGGCAACTGCTGGTCAGTCGCAGCGTGCGTGAACGGGTGAGTTTTTCCCAGCTCAACCTGATGGCGCTGCCGCAGCGACTGGGGCCGTTCGACGTGGTGTTCTTGCGCAATGTGATCATCTATTTCGACCTGCCGACCAAGATCGAGGTGGTGAAGGCCGTGACCCGCCATTTGCGGCCTGGCGGGCATCTGTTCGTCGGGCATTCGGAATCGCTGCACGGCATGCCGTTGCAGCTCGAGACCGTCGCGCCGTCGATTTACCGGAAGCCACCATGA
- a CDS encoding STAS domain-containing protein has protein sequence MPLTALAEGESAQFRLDGELTIFHAAELKDVLLAALGEGGGPPLTIDLSGVDELDTAGVQLLLLAKREAARHGRALAYSGHSPAVISVLELLDLAGTLGDPVLIPNASR, from the coding sequence ATGCCGCTGACCGCGTTAGCCGAAGGTGAAAGCGCCCAGTTCCGCCTCGATGGCGAACTCACCATCTTTCATGCCGCAGAACTCAAGGATGTGCTGCTTGCCGCACTCGGCGAGGGCGGCGGCCCGCCGCTGACCATCGATCTGTCCGGCGTCGACGAACTCGATACCGCTGGCGTGCAGCTGCTGCTGCTCGCCAAGCGCGAGGCGGCGCGGCACGGCCGGGCACTCGCCTACAGCGGCCACAGCCCGGCGGTGATCTCGGTACTGGAGCTTCTCGACCTGGCGGGCACGCTGGGCGATCCGGTGCTCATTCCCAACGCTAGCCGCTGA
- a CDS encoding chemotaxis protein CheW, with protein MANYPTTAGGTALAERGIPRQYLTFTLAGELFAMPIERIREIIEFAGLTEIPLMPTFLRGVINVRGAVVPVIDLAVRFGRERTEIARRTCIVIMELEQEGQVLLLGVLVDAVNEVLDVEPGQIEPRPSFGAKIRAEFIEGMINLNDRFVIALDIHQVLSVDELATLIGVAAGEPETLE; from the coding sequence ATGGCCAACTATCCGACCACCGCAGGCGGCACCGCACTGGCAGAGCGTGGCATTCCGCGGCAGTACCTCACGTTCACGCTGGCGGGCGAGCTGTTTGCCATGCCGATCGAACGCATCCGCGAAATCATCGAATTCGCCGGCCTTACCGAGATCCCGCTGATGCCCACGTTCCTGCGCGGCGTGATCAATGTGCGCGGCGCCGTGGTGCCGGTGATCGATCTGGCGGTGCGCTTTGGTCGTGAGCGGACCGAGATCGCACGCCGCACCTGCATCGTGATCATGGAGCTCGAGCAGGAAGGCCAGGTGTTGTTGCTGGGCGTGCTGGTCGATGCGGTGAACGAGGTGCTGGATGTGGAGCCCGGCCAGATCGAACCGCGGCCATCGTTCGGTGCGAAGATCCGCGCGGAGTTCATCGAGGGGATGATCAATCTCAACGATCGCTTCGTGATCGCGCTCGATATCCATCAGGTGCTGTCCGTCGACGAGCTTGCCACGCTGATTGGCGTGGCCGCCGGCGAGCCGGAAACGCTGGAATAG
- a CDS encoding methyl-accepting chemotaxis protein, which translates to MRLKLGTKLLAAFLVVALLTLLIGVWALVNIEKVGAGGESIYKTNLLAISNMDRANLFILLHSRGVVRSMTQVSDPAVYAETVNRGKSHIENFYKYWGIYAKTEPSDVEAKLRADLDRLLPEYLQLSDKVDGLVKQGLNDEAVQLVNGDLRKKLGELDDVFEGIAVDNEKQADAANAANAAQIDTVRTTTIAIIVASFLLSVVLGVLLARIVTRQVGGEPDEAVRILQQVADGDLTVNVHLRQGDQTSMLYSMQQMIAKLTDVLGDVRGAAGSIASASEEVSASAQALSQNASEQAANVEETSASVEEISATVAQNAENARVTDGMATQSAQHAVEGGEAVKQTVSAMRQIAGKIGIIDDIAYQTNLLALNAAIEAARAGEHGKGFAVVAAEVRKLAERSQVAAQEIGEVAANSVTLAERAGTLLDQMVPSIRKTADLVQEITAASREQTTGLDQINTAVSQLAQTTQMNASASEELSSTAEEMSAQAIQLQELIQFFRIGSAPVARAATTRRTASVGAVSRRMRSDDEGVDESSFTRF; encoded by the coding sequence ATGCGGTTGAAATTGGGCACCAAGTTGCTGGCTGCCTTCCTGGTGGTGGCCTTGCTGACGCTGCTGATCGGTGTCTGGGCGCTCGTCAATATCGAAAAGGTCGGCGCCGGTGGTGAATCGATCTACAAGACCAACCTGCTGGCGATCAGCAACATGGATCGGGCCAATCTGTTCATCCTGTTGCATAGCCGTGGCGTCGTGAGATCGATGACGCAGGTCAGCGATCCGGCGGTCTACGCGGAAACGGTGAACCGCGGCAAGAGCCATATCGAGAATTTCTATAAGTACTGGGGCATCTACGCCAAGACCGAGCCGTCCGATGTTGAGGCCAAGTTGCGCGCTGACCTTGATCGGCTCCTGCCCGAGTACCTGCAGCTGTCCGACAAGGTCGATGGCCTGGTGAAGCAGGGGCTGAACGACGAGGCGGTACAACTGGTCAACGGCGATCTGCGCAAGAAGCTGGGCGAGCTCGACGACGTGTTCGAGGGCATTGCCGTAGACAACGAGAAGCAGGCCGATGCCGCCAACGCCGCCAATGCGGCACAGATCGACACGGTACGCACCACCACCATTGCCATCATCGTTGCCTCCTTCCTGCTGTCGGTGGTGCTGGGCGTCCTGCTGGCGCGCATCGTCACCCGCCAGGTCGGTGGCGAGCCGGATGAAGCGGTGCGCATCCTGCAGCAGGTGGCCGATGGCGACCTGACGGTGAATGTGCATCTGCGCCAGGGTGATCAGACCAGCATGCTCTACAGCATGCAGCAGATGATCGCCAAGCTCACCGATGTGCTCGGCGATGTGCGCGGCGCCGCCGGCTCGATCGCCTCAGCGTCGGAAGAGGTGTCCGCGTCGGCGCAGGCGCTGTCGCAGAATGCGTCTGAGCAGGCGGCCAACGTCGAGGAGACCAGCGCCTCGGTCGAGGAGATCTCGGCCACGGTGGCGCAGAACGCCGAGAACGCCCGCGTGACCGACGGCATGGCGACGCAGAGTGCGCAGCACGCGGTGGAAGGGGGAGAGGCGGTGAAGCAGACGGTTTCGGCGATGCGGCAGATCGCCGGCAAGATCGGCATCATCGACGACATCGCCTACCAGACCAACCTGCTGGCACTGAACGCCGCGATCGAAGCCGCGCGGGCCGGCGAGCACGGCAAGGGCTTCGCCGTGGTGGCGGCCGAGGTGCGCAAGCTGGCCGAGCGCAGCCAGGTGGCGGCGCAGGAGATCGGTGAAGTGGCCGCCAACAGCGTGACGCTGGCCGAACGCGCCGGCACGCTGCTCGACCAGATGGTGCCGTCCATCCGCAAGACCGCCGATCTGGTGCAGGAGATCACCGCCGCCAGCCGCGAGCAGACCACCGGTCTCGACCAGATCAACACGGCCGTGAGCCAGCTGGCGCAGACCACGCAGATGAACGCATCAGCCTCGGAGGAACTGAGCTCCACGGCCGAGGAAATGAGCGCGCAGGCGATCCAGCTGCAGGAGCTGATCCAGTTCTTCCGTATCGGCAGTGCGCCGGTGGCGCGTGCTGCTACCACGCGCCGTACGGCGTCGGTTGGCGCCGTGTCGCGCCGCATGCGCAGCGACGACGAGGGCGTGGACGAATCGTCGTTCACCCGTTTTTGA
- a CDS encoding ABC transporter substrate-binding protein produces MGAGLLCLLWITTASAAQTLDVLHWWTSLSERQAANTLAGALQDEGIVWRDAAIPGGAGIGAFKVLKSRVLSGRAPDVAQLIGPTLDDWGELGLLLELDDVAMDEGWSAAFFPTIAALVRVQGHTVAVPVGLHRINTLYYQPKLFVEQGLRPPRNWAEFERVAARLQRAGITPLAQSSEPWQVATLFETLLLAETGAAYYKQLLQLRRPDDWFDPRVFRALERLRSLKRWMAQPVPQRGWEEVARSFARGDAAMWIMGDWARGELLSLGLDVDREFACIAVPGTGGAHLYSVDTFAMMAGGYGKQREQETMARSLASVPLQLAYNRIKGSVPVRRDIDPAALDSCGRDSWQTFSRGAAVQAPSIVHRMATDEAMKDAIIAQIYRYFTDDQVAATEVQRRLATIMRALQNDTGVRRTPR; encoded by the coding sequence ATGGGCGCCGGGCTGCTGTGCCTGCTGTGGATCACGACGGCTTCGGCCGCGCAGACGCTCGACGTGCTGCATTGGTGGACCTCGCTCAGCGAGCGTCAGGCCGCCAATACGCTCGCGGGTGCGCTGCAGGACGAAGGCATCGTCTGGCGTGACGCCGCCATCCCCGGCGGCGCCGGCATCGGTGCCTTCAAGGTGCTGAAGAGCCGCGTGCTGTCCGGCCGAGCGCCGGATGTGGCGCAGCTGATCGGCCCTACGCTCGACGACTGGGGCGAGCTTGGCCTGCTGCTGGAGCTCGACGATGTGGCGATGGATGAGGGCTGGTCGGCGGCCTTCTTCCCCACCATTGCCGCGCTGGTGCGGGTGCAAGGGCATACGGTGGCAGTGCCGGTGGGCCTGCACCGGATCAACACCCTGTATTACCAGCCCAAGCTGTTTGTCGAGCAAGGCCTGCGCCCGCCGCGCAACTGGGCCGAGTTCGAGCGGGTGGCTGCGCGGCTGCAGCGCGCCGGCATCACGCCGCTGGCCCAGAGCAGCGAGCCGTGGCAGGTGGCGACGTTGTTCGAAACCCTGCTGCTGGCGGAGACCGGTGCCGCCTATTACAAGCAGCTGCTGCAACTGCGCCGCCCGGACGACTGGTTCGATCCACGGGTATTCCGTGCTTTGGAGCGCCTGCGCAGCCTCAAGCGCTGGATGGCGCAACCGGTGCCGCAGCGTGGCTGGGAGGAAGTGGCGCGCAGCTTTGCCCGCGGCGATGCCGCGATGTGGATCATGGGCGATTGGGCGCGGGGGGAACTCTTGAGCCTGGGGCTTGATGTCGACCGCGAGTTCGCTTGCATCGCGGTGCCCGGCACCGGCGGTGCGCATCTTTACAGCGTCGACACCTTTGCCATGATGGCGGGCGGCTACGGCAAGCAGCGCGAGCAGGAAACGATGGCGCGCAGCTTGGCGAGCGTGCCGCTGCAACTGGCTTACAATCGCATCAAAGGCTCGGTGCCGGTGCGGCGCGACATCGACCCGGCCGCGCTCGACAGCTGCGGCCGCGATTCCTGGCAGACGTTCAGCCGTGGCGCAGCGGTACAGGCGCCGAGCATCGTCCACCGCATGGCGACCGATGAAGCGATGAAGGATGCCATCATCGCCCAGATCTACCGTTACTTTACCGATGACCAAGTGGCGGCGACCGAAGTACAACGCCGGCTCGCCACCATCATGCGCGCCCTGCAGAACGATACAGGCGTGCGGAGAACGCCGCGATGA
- a CDS encoding ATP-binding protein, which yields MRWLPRSLWGRLTLVMLAGVLVTQLIANLIWAQQIRAQAEGEATAAAQHLGRSAAAAVRFFKSLPVNYRPLLIEQLREMGGTRFFVNTNGGEIPVTPIAPTELSQAVLTTLDATLKRELPRLVDYRIAFASPQDLQVGDNGVLLSDLPDDWVQHTLIVKPRPAPILVIQAELAAGEWVYLAALMPDPYFMDSDNPLTADRLALQLATLVSVLLLSLLVVRWLTQPLAKLADAAQAFGQGGLTEAVPEEGSREFVATARAFNAMQDRIQRFIDDRERLFSSISHDLRTPITRLKLRTELLDDDEARQEFHEDLDELDVMVKGALQSVKDTDIHENRTAMRLDSLIERLVADAKLAGQEVAFAGGAVTVEAKPLALKRAITNLIDNAVKYGGRAEVLLSEAGDTVELTIRDYGPGVPDEVRDTLFQPYVRLEHGRQSNSGGMGLGLGIARNIIHAHGGELSLANHPDGGLVARLLLPGRHS from the coding sequence GTGCGCTGGTTGCCGCGTTCGCTGTGGGGACGGCTCACGCTGGTGATGCTGGCGGGCGTGCTCGTCACCCAGCTGATCGCCAACCTGATCTGGGCACAGCAGATCCGCGCCCAGGCCGAAGGCGAGGCCACGGCAGCGGCGCAGCATCTCGGGCGCTCGGCGGCGGCGGCGGTACGTTTCTTCAAAAGCCTGCCGGTGAACTACCGCCCGCTCCTGATCGAACAGCTGCGCGAAATGGGCGGCACCCGCTTCTTCGTCAACACCAATGGTGGCGAGATCCCGGTGACGCCGATCGCGCCGACCGAGCTGTCGCAGGCGGTGCTGACGACGCTGGACGCCACGCTCAAGCGTGAATTGCCGCGCCTCGTCGACTACCGCATCGCCTTCGCCTCACCGCAGGACCTGCAGGTGGGCGACAACGGCGTGCTGCTGTCGGATCTGCCGGACGACTGGGTGCAGCACACGCTGATCGTCAAGCCGCGCCCGGCGCCGATCCTGGTGATCCAGGCCGAGCTCGCTGCCGGCGAGTGGGTGTATCTGGCCGCGCTGATGCCCGATCCCTACTTCATGGACAGCGACAACCCGCTGACCGCCGACCGGCTGGCCTTGCAGCTCGCCACGCTGGTTTCGGTACTGTTGCTGTCCTTGCTGGTGGTGCGCTGGTTGACCCAGCCACTGGCCAAGCTGGCCGATGCGGCGCAGGCCTTCGGCCAGGGCGGGCTGACCGAGGCGGTGCCCGAGGAGGGCAGTCGCGAGTTCGTCGCCACGGCGCGCGCGTTCAACGCGATGCAGGATCGCATCCAGCGCTTCATCGACGACCGGGAGCGGCTGTTCTCGTCGATCTCGCATGATCTGCGCACGCCGATCACCCGGCTCAAGCTGCGTACCGAGCTGCTGGATGACGACGAGGCACGCCAGGAATTCCACGAGGATCTCGATGAGCTCGACGTGATGGTGAAGGGCGCGCTGCAAAGCGTGAAGGACACCGACATCCATGAGAACCGTACTGCCATGCGGCTCGACAGCCTGATCGAACGGCTGGTGGCCGATGCCAAGCTGGCGGGGCAGGAGGTGGCGTTCGCCGGTGGCGCGGTTACCGTCGAGGCCAAGCCGCTCGCGCTCAAGCGCGCCATCACCAACCTGATCGACAACGCCGTCAAGTACGGCGGCCGTGCCGAAGTGTTGCTGTCCGAGGCCGGTGACACCGTCGAACTCACCATCCGCGACTATGGCCCCGGCGTGCCCGACGAGGTGCGCGATACGCTGTTCCAGCCCTATGTGCGGCTGGAACATGGCCGCCAGAGCAACAGCGGCGGCATGGGCCTGGGCCTCGGGATTGCCCGCAACATCATCCACGCCCACGGTGGCGAACTCTCCCTCGCCAATCACCCGGACGGCGGCCTCGTCGCCCGCCTGCTGCTACCCGGCCGTCACAGCTGA
- a CDS encoding response regulator: MNRKILIVDDDQKTRTLLKAYLEKNQFEVRLAQDGASFMQEFERYRDELSLIILDVMLPDTDGFQLCAYIRKRSQLPIIMLTASADDTDKIVGLEMGADDYLGKPYNPRELLARIKAIQRRSGLDNAAPPRYFRFAGYVLDVVGRTLTDPDGVEIKLTGLDFQLLKYFVEHPGEVLDRSILAEETRGRDLGPLDRSLDVQVSRLRQRLNDDGRQAQLIKTVRGSGYVFSAEVAAERG; encoded by the coding sequence ATGAACCGCAAGATCCTGATCGTCGACGACGACCAGAAGACCCGCACCCTGCTCAAGGCCTATCTGGAAAAGAACCAGTTCGAGGTGCGCCTGGCGCAGGACGGCGCCAGCTTCATGCAGGAGTTCGAGCGCTATCGCGACGAGCTCTCGCTGATCATCCTCGACGTGATGCTGCCCGATACCGATGGCTTCCAGCTCTGCGCCTACATCCGCAAGCGCTCACAGCTCCCCATCATCATGCTGACCGCGAGCGCGGACGACACCGACAAGATCGTCGGCTTGGAGATGGGCGCTGACGACTATCTGGGCAAGCCGTACAATCCGCGCGAACTGTTGGCGCGGATCAAGGCGATCCAGCGCCGCAGCGGCCTCGACAACGCCGCACCGCCACGCTATTTCCGCTTCGCGGGCTACGTGCTCGACGTGGTCGGGCGCACGCTGACCGACCCGGACGGCGTCGAGATCAAGCTCACCGGCCTCGATTTCCAGCTGTTGAAGTACTTCGTCGAGCATCCGGGCGAGGTGCTTGATCGCAGCATCCTCGCCGAGGAGACGCGCGGGCGTGATCTGGGCCCGCTCGATCGCTCGCTCGACGTGCAGGTCAGCCGGCTGCGCCAGCGCTTGAACGACGACGGCCGCCAAGCGCAGCTGATCAAGACCGTGCGTGGCAGCGGCTACGTGTTCTCGGCCGAAGTCGCCGCCGAACGGGGCTGA